From a single Sebastes umbrosus isolate fSebUmb1 chromosome 17, fSebUmb1.pri, whole genome shotgun sequence genomic region:
- the crebrf gene encoding CREB3 regulatory factor — protein sequence MPQPSTSGMEPPFADAFQNYSFADQALTSTDLLATSSDPDFMYELDRDITHRQSPCGDSIVGVGDGGKEMEGSVDQLMGLGECETVCSSSAFEQWDSYWEDLTRYTRLASCDIWGTKEVDFLGLDDFSSPYQDEEVIGRTPTLAQLNSEDSQPVCEALYPPADLTLPAPQSQPSLLSCHSKRPLVPGQGSGPVSARPSPSSSFSRPSRSLLPDFPEGSQKATRPVPSSTETMAKTQNLLSLTHDHGQAQTKPQGRGTKMAAPTSTSTHFVQQAKVRVCAVHKTQPDMPSQMDFERSDPPLPLSQPQDKKACTSASATLVVIPAAAASCSASLTSFERRADGTGRREIPVGWSATMPQLVEASQALEGSTSGLVSSGDSVAGASGGGGVLTVECTEKSKEEEHNYSLFLTRRLASRAHSQVEEDEEEEEEEEEDEEEPEEEEGDGLEMDDEDHDEGFGSEHELSENDEEEEEDEEEDEDYEADKDDDMSDAFSEPGCDMELMEDIKGLTAGVSSRKRGKRRYFWEYSEQLTPSKQERMLKPSEWDRHTLPSNLYQKNGPLHGKYMLKKSRRTDVEDLTPNPRKLLQIGTELRKLNKVISDLTPVSELPLTARPRSRKEKNKLASRACRLKKKAQYEANKVKLWGLSTEYDRLLFVINAIKEEIVARVEDSSPRPTNMADTLENLIQETLVASPVAGQTSDFVNKILENTGRGDPTGGLVGLRVPTSKI from the exons ATGCCTCAG CCCAGCACCAGTGGGATGGAGCCTCCCTTTGCTGAcgcctttcaaaactactcgtTTGCTGATCAGGCCCTCACCAGCACTGATCTGCTCGCCACCAGCTCTGACCCAGATTTCATGTACGAACTG GACAGAGACATAACCCACCGGCAGAGCCCCTGTGGGGACAGCATCGTGGGGGTCGGGGACGGAGGAAAGGAGATGGAGGGCAGTGTGGATCAGCTCATGGGTCTCGGCGAGTGTGAGACGGTCTGCAGCAGTTCAGCGTTCGAACAGTGGGACTCCTACTGGGAAGACCTCACCAG ATACACACGGCTGGCCAGCTGTGACATCTGGGGAACCAAAGAGGTGGATTTCCTTGGATTAGATGACTTCTCTAGTCCCTACCAGGACGAGGAAGTGATTGGTCGAACCCCGACGCTGGCTCAGCTCAACAGCGAGGATTCGCAGCCTGTGTGTGAGGCGCTCTACCCCCCTGCTGACCTGACCCTGCCTGCACCTCAGTCTCAGCCGTCCCTGCTTTCCTGTCACAGTAAGAGACCCCTGGTCCCTGGCCAGGGATCGGGCCCCGTCTCTGCACGGCCGTCCCCAAGCTCTTCCTTTTCCCGTCCTTCCCGCAGCCTTCTCCCAGACTTTCCTGAAGGCTCTCAAAAAGCCACCAGACCTGTCCCCTCCAGCACTGAGACTATGGCCAAGACCCAGAACCTCCTCAGTCTCACCCACGACCACGGCCAAGCTCAAACCAAGCCCCAGGGGCGGGGAACCAAGATGGCAGCCCCAACTTCTACCAGCACTCACTTTGTGCAACAGGCTAAAGTCCGTGTGTGTGCTGTGCATAAAACTCAGCCCGACATGCCCTCCCAGATGGATTTTGAGAGGTCAGATCCACCTCTACCTCTCTCCCAGCCCCAAGACAAGAAGGCCTGCACTTCAGCGAGTGCCACCTTGGTGGTaattcctgctgctgcagccagcTGCTCTGCCAGCCTGACGAGCTTTGAGAGGAGGGCAGATGggacaggaaggagggagatACCTGTAGGCTGGTCTGCCACCATGCCTCAACTGGTCGAGGCGAGCCAGGCTCTGGAGGGCAGCACCTCTGGGCTGGTCAGCAGCGGAGACAGTGTGGCAGGGGCTAGCGGCGGTGGCGGCGTTCTAACTGTCGAGTGCACAGAGAAGAGCAAGGAGGAGGAGCACAACTACTCTCTGTTCCTGACCCGCAGACTGGCCAGCAGAGCCCACTCCCAGgtggaagaggacgaggaggaggaggaggaggaggaagaggatgaggaagaaccggaggaggaggaaggcgaCGGGCTTGAGATGGATGACGAAGACCACGATGAGGGTTTCGGCAGTGAGCACGAGCTGTCAGAgaatgatgaggaggaggaggaggatgaggaggaggatgaagactaCGAAGCTGACAAGGACGACGACATGAGTGACGCCTTCTCTGAGCCAG GCTGTGACATGGAGCTGATGGAGGACATAAAAGGCCTGACAGCAGGAGTCTCCAGCCGGAAAAGAGGCAAGCGTCGCTACTTCTGGGAGTATAGCGAGCAGCTCACTCCCTCTAAACAGGAACGTATGCTAAAGCCATCTGAGTGGGACAGACACACGCTGCCTAGCAACCTGTACCAGAAGAACGGGCCTCTCCATg GAAAGTATATGCTGAAGAAGTCTCGCCGCACAGACGTGGAAGACCTGACTCCCAATCCACGCAAGCTGCTGCAGATCGGCACTGAGCTCCGCAAACTGAACAAGGTGATCAGCGACTTGACCCCCGTCAGTGAGCTGCCGCTGACCGCACGACCGCGGTCACGCAAGGAGAAGAACAAGCTGGCGTCCAG AGCTTGTCGTTTAAAAAAGAAGGCCCAGTATGAAGCAAACAAGGTGAAGCTCTGGGGACTCAGCACAGAATACG ATCGGCTGCTGTTTGTGATCAATGCCATCAAGGAGGAGATAGTTGCCCGAGTGGAGGACTCATCTCCGCGTCCGACCAACATGGCTGACACTCTGGAGAATCTCATCCAGGAGACACTCG TGGCATCACCTGTTGCTGGGCAGACTTCAGACTT
- the LOC119475877 gene encoding prenylcysteine oxidase-like — MDGPLLPLLLVLLSAWSAVGDPAGSAHVDGAPPSKIAVVGAGIGGSATAHFLRQHFGPEVQVDVFEKGEVGGRLATVTVNHNDYESGGSIIHSLNLHMQEFVKQLGLKYRRSVAGKTAVFNGEEMILEETDWYLLDLFRLWWRYGISFIRLQMWVEEIMEKFMRIYKYQAHGYAFSSVEELLDSLGGSGFINMTQRPLSDSLLELGVSQRFIDEVIEPVMRVNYGQNVSIPAFVGAVSLAGAQNNLWAVEGGNKLVCSGLLKMANANLLQAQVNSISPVYSGEAPQYQLSFTTASETGSELYDIVVLATPLQASVRSGVQFQSFTPPFDDLPGNYHSTVATIVHGYLNTSFFGFPDPRLFPFASVLTTETLDLFFNSVASVCPVNISTGFRRKQPQEAGVYKVFSPQPLDKAQLKTLFRSYYSVQVTEWQAYPCYGSSQGLPPVELHPNLYYLNGIELAGSAMEMSSVAAKNIALLAYHRWNRQTDMVDQKDLMHRIKTEL, encoded by the exons ATGGACGGCCCCCTTCTCCCGCTGCTCCTCGTCCTGCTGTCAGCCTGGTCCGCTGTAGGAGACCCGGCGGGATCCGCTCATGTCGACGGAGCTCCGCCTTCTAAAATAG CGGTGGTCGGGGCGGGGATAGGAGGCAGCGCCACAGCCCATTTCCTGCGGCAGCACTTTGGCCCTGAGGTCCAGGTGGACGTGTTTGAGAAGGGGGAGGTCGGAGGCCGTCTCGCCACTGTAACCGTCAATCACAATGACTACGAGTCTGGAGGTTCCATCATTCACTCCCTCAACCTCCACATGCAGGAGTTTGTCAAACAGCTAG GTTTAAAGTATCGGCGCAGCGTGGCCGGCAAGACGGCGGTGTTTAATGGCGAGGAGATGATCCTGGAGGAGACAGACTGGTATCTGCTGGACCTGTTCCGGCTCTGGTGGCGCTACGGCATCAGCTTCATACGTCTGCAGATGTGGGTGGAGGAAATTATGGAGAAATTCATGAG GATCTACAAGTACCAGGCTCACGGCTACGCCTTCAGCTCGGTGGAGGAGCTACTGGACTCTCTCGGGGGGAGTGGCTTCATCAACATGACCCAGAGGCCGCTCTCGGATTCGCTGCTGGAGCTGGGCGTGTCGCAGCGTTTCATCGACGAGGTCATCGAGCCCGTCATGAGGGTCAACTACGGACAGAACGTCAGCATCCCCGCCTTTGTAG gcGCTGTGTCTTTAGCTGGTGCCCAGAACAACCTGTGGGCGGTGGAAGGAGGAAACAAGCTGGTGTGTTCTGGCCTGCTGAAGATGGCCAACGCTAACCTGCTGCAAGCACAAGTCAACTCCATCTCGCCCGTTTACTCAG GGGAGGCGCCCCAGTACCAGCTGAGCTTCACCACAGCATCAGAGACGGGATCAGAGCTGTATGACATCGTAGTGTTGGCGACGCCGCTCCAGGCCAGCGTCAGGTCTGGAGTCCAGTTCCAAAGTTTCACCCCTCCCTTTGACGACCTCCCTGGAAACTATCACAGCACTGTAGCAACCATTGTCCATGGTTACCTCAACACCTCTTTCTTTGGTTTCCCGGATCCTCGCCTCTTCCCCTTCGCCAGCGTCTTGACAACTGAGACGCTCGATCTGTTTTTCAACAGCGTGGCAAGTGTTTGTCCCGTCAACATCTCCACGGGCTTCCGGCGTAAGCAGCCACAAGAGGCCGGAGTCTATAAAGTGTTCTCACCACAACCTCTGGATAAGGCTCAGCTCAAAACACTGTTCAG GTCATACTACTCCGTGCAGGTGACAGAGTGGCAGGCCTACCCTTGTTACGGCAGCAGCCAGGGACTGCCGCCTGTGGAGCTCCACCCCAATCTCTACTACCTCAATGGCATCGAGTTGGCCGGCAGCGCCATGGAGATGAGCTCAGTGGCGGCCAAGAACATCGCCCTCCTGGCGTACCACCGCTGgaacagacagacggacatgGTGGACCAGAAAGATCTGATGCACAGGATCAAGACTGAACTATGA